The Aedes albopictus strain Foshan chromosome 2, AalbF5, whole genome shotgun sequence region TCGCGAGTCGCGGGTGCTTCGAAAAGAAATTAAAGCTGATTTCAGCAGGATTCCCGTTGTTCCGAGTGGACAGACACCTACTGCTGTAGTTCTAGAGAATGGAAAATTGCTAGGTAAAGTTCGTGAAACAACGAGACCAATCGATCCCGAACAGAAGGAGGTGAACGAACGACGTCTTGTCTTACCTTGCCTGGTTGTTGGCAAATCAGCAGTTTTGGCGACTGGCTCTGGTTCTCGTTCGAAGGAAAGTGAAAATCAGCGATCAAAATGGACGAGACCGTGATGTTGATACTGTTGGTGATTGTGATGCTGGTGGGGTCCTACCTGGCGGGTAACATTCCGCTGGTTGTGACGTTGTCCGAGGTAGGTCGTCGGGGGAACTACTTCAGTTTGTGTTGTTGGAAGTGCTATAAAGAAGTGTTCTTTTTGTTCCAGGAGAAACTGAAGAATGTGTCGATCTTCGGAGCAGGACTGCTGGTCGGCACGGCCCTCACGGTCATCATTCCGGAAGGAATACGATCGCTGTACGATGAGAGCAAACTGGAAGCGAAAACTATGGGGACTTCCGACGCTCCGGATCACAAGCACAGCGCCGACGAGCACTCGTCAACGATCGGCCTCTCGCTGGTGCTGGGATTCGTGTTCATGATGTTGGTCGATCAGGTGTCTTCCCGTCGGAGGGAAGGTTCGAACGAGCGCAATTTGACTGCCACGATCGGATTGGTGGTTCACGCCGCGGCTGACGGAGTGGCCCTCGGGGCAGCGGCCACCACCAGTCATTCCGACGTGGAAATTATCGTGTTCCTGGCCATTATGCTGCACAAAGCTCCCGCAGCTTTCGGCTTAGTTAGCTTCTTATTGCACGAAGGAATCGAACGCCAGCGGATACGGAAGCACCTGCTAATCTTCTCGCTGTCCGCCCCGCTCCTAACTCTGCTGACTTTCTTCGGAATCGGAAGTGAGCAGAAGGAAACGCTCGAGTCGCTGAATGCCACCGGCATTGCGATGCTGTTTTCCGCGGGAACGTTCCTGTACGTGGCCACGGTGCACGTGCTGCCGGAACTGACGCACAATACCGGGCACGGAGGCCACCGAAGCGGTGGCCATACTGATTACAACCTCCTGGAGACTGCTTCCGGTAGCAAAGTGGTCGTTCACGGAGGTGGTAGTGGACTGAAGAACACCGAACTGGCTCTGCTGATTCTGGGAGCGTTGATGCCGCTGTTCCTGACCGTTGGACACCACCACTAGATACTAGAGAAGGAGACCAGATGACGAGGTTAATCGAAACATTGCcaaatttttttaatgaaaaggtGAGCAGAGTGCGATCAGAAGGGTTTATTAGAACCGTTTCCATCAGAACTTACGCCTAGCTTCCACATACATGATGCAAAGGACAATTATTTATTACTTTTATTGACGAGTGGCTTAATATGCATGtttctttcagaatatttttagaaatcacAGTACACAGGTCTGCAAAATGTTAATGGAGGTGTCCGgctatttggccgaacgccgtttggccgaatgccgtttggccgaacgccatttggccgaatgccatctggccgaaagggtcgtttggccgaatgccgtttggccgaatcatgatcaaaagaattcagaggaagtttttgacattctaactgccaatatgattatcagaagtatttccttctttttatcataggctattctttctagttttaatattcagggattagttggcgttgaaactgtcaatatatcatcgaagatttttccttctttgaatcataggctgttctttcgaggtatactgggaccgggaacagtggtatggtcacttgatttcatcattcatttttcggccaaacggcattcggccaaatgaccatttcggccaaatggcgttcggccaaacggaattcggccaaatgacccggaaccgttaaTGGAATATGCTATCAGAGGTTTTCCTGTGTTAGCTAAAATAACAGCAGAATTTTTCAACGAAATTAAAACGTATTCTTCTAACGATTCGTTAAAGATGTGATCCAAAATTCTAGTAAAAATCACCAAATTTCGGTGGATTTGATTAAATTATACACATCTATTCTGAAAAGATTTCCCGCAGAAATCTTTGGATTTGTTTAAGAGACTCCTTGAAGATAtttaaattcctaaaggaatctctgaatactttacttgatacttgatgggttaCAACTCGTTGTGGTGAGTATTCGCCGAACGCAGCCTgaatcaatcgcttccagtcgccttgGACATTTGGTGTCCTGTCcttctcaactgcaaaaagccaacgtttgTGGGACCTTTCACGAAGCTGATTACCCCttactggttctctgctgaatgtaGTTTGAGGTTATCGTACGAAgcacgagctacgtgcccagcccaccgcagcctgtcgTGTTTTATACGCTTCATTATATCAATCTCTTCATAAACTTGGTATAATTCGTTGTTTATGCAACGCCACCAGATGCCGTCCCCCAGTTTACCGATCCAGTATTATTCGCAGAACTTTACGTTCAtagactccaggaattcccaaaggagttccttgagaatttatacaagagttccccaagaatcccttcaggttcTACagttttccaagaatatctccagaatttttaCAGGTGTTCCCTGAGAATTCCCCCACGAGGTACagggagattcctgcagaaggtaCTCAAgaattctccgggagttccttcagaagttcctcgtaaATTCCCCGGAAAATActctggaagttcttcaggaatcttccagaaatatcttcagaagttccctggaaattcttccaggagttgaagcgaattccttggaaatttccccaaaaaattctgtataatttttccagggacatcatcagaagttccttgggaactcCTCCAATATGCCTTTcctgacgaaccagcacaattgtgctgtagaTACAGCTTGCAAAGCGAGAAACCCAGTATCCATAATCACGTTGTGTGGTAAAatcacaccacagacaaacagacatattacttagaagaaaattgcttcaaaaacatcgtttggcatctccctagcaccctctataatgctcaatccgaagcattcatttgcaggtgttgtttccctcggctcgatgtaacagttttgcaggtgacgactcccccgtgccatcttccattcataaaacatgaatgaaggttcatgattgagtcattttatgtaaacattgatcggcgtcgcgttcatttctcagcaaaattgaggcacagcagcgccatcaTGACAGATGCGAGcatagtccgaaccacactatattttcaaaatgaccgttaaatcgagcGATGATtgtgatttgagtagtatgtctgtttgtctgtgatcacacTGTGACACTGTGTTACAACTATCCTTTGTGTAATTactgcattactccattgcaaatgaggGACaattaaatcacagacaaacagacatactactcaaatcacaATCATCgctcgatttaacggtcattttgaaaatatagtgtggttcggactgtgctcgcatctgTCAtgatggcgctgctgtgcctcaattttgctgagaaatgaacgcgacgccgatcaatgtttacataaaatgactcaatcatgaaccttcattcatgttttatgaatggaagatggcacgggggagtcgtcacctgcaaaactgttacatcgagccgagggaaacaacacctgcaaatgaatgcttcggattgagcattatagagggtgctagggagatgccaaacgatgtttttgaagcaattttcttctaagtaatatgtctgtttgtctgtgattaaatattgattttgctacagttttttgttttgttttctcagaagcttcagaagctatcaaacttgataataaagtcacattatttacactaaggaattcccgaatgatttcagggaggaatctcagatggaatcctaggaggagcctgaaagaaactcctgaagaaatccatgaagaaaattctagacTAATCTCTGCaagactgctgtatgaaaccctgaagaaacttctacagcaatctctggcggttcaagaatctcCTTTAGATATCTctgcaaaaaattctgaagaaatccctgattgaagttttcgaggaatttcagaaggaaatccaggacgaatcttcgaaagaaattccaggagtatgCCCCAAACGAATttaagcaggaatcccaaggggattacagaaggaattttcaaaggaattccaggaggaatccccgacggaatattatTTTCAGTTTCAATACAAATATTTCTGAAACGAAAACCGTCACAACAgaaaggaagaatctccgaaggaaacctaggagaaatcaccaaaggaattccagtaggaatccacgacaggaatccccaaaaaaaatcccaggaggaattgatgaaggaagtccatatcggagcgtttggtacggtatgtccacgcatccttcctcccctgtagattcgagaagtgaaTCGATGTTAAACGAAAGTTTATggaaatcgaatcatttcaaagaatcatctctgcggtaaacgctacgcagtaggcctggccgctttgacgcttgtatcatatctttgatatactgcaagcatcaatattgacaagaaaaataatcgggcgtaatctaacccgattattttccaggatgccttctagtactggctgcgtatgtgttagattagattaggaggaattgatgaaggaagtccagaaggaatcctcaagaaaatcctgatttttatttgaaggaattcaagaagaaatcctcaaagtatttctagggGGAACCATCGAACAATATTCAAAAGGAATCCTCGTATGAATTCTATGAGAagcccctgaaataattctaggaggagttcccgcaggaatcccaagaggaaacgctgaaagaattccaggagaaatctctgaaaataaTCGAAGAGGAACTCCCGTagacatttcaggaggaatccccgacggaatatcaggaggaatccccaaagaaatttcagttgAACTCCCCtatgaaattctagaaggaatccccgaaggaatttaaggaggaatcttcgagttaattccaagaggaatccctaaatgaattccaggaggattccccgaaggagaaatccctgaaggaggtgCAGCAGGAATATCCGAcgagattccaggaagaattcctgaagcaattcctggaaaaatccccgaagaaacgaaaggagaaatccccgcaggaattccagggggaacccctaaaggaattctgggaggaatctccggaggttttccaagcggaattctcgaaggatttccaaaggaattccaggaagaattcctgaagaaatttctaggagatatcactgaagcaattccagaaggaaaccccaaaggaattccagaaggactcctgaaggaattccatgagggatcactgaagaaaatccaggaagactctgaaggaattctaagaggaatcatcaaagaaattccagaaggaaaccccgaagaaatttctggagaaatccacgttagaatatcaggagaaaaccccgaaagaatgacaggaggaatccaagaaagatgtctaggaggaatacccgaaggaattccgaaaggaatccccaaaagaattccatgagacattccagaatgaattctaggaggaatccccgaaggaaatccctgAATGGAATGccaggtggaatctctgaaagatttctcaGAGGAACCACCAAAcaaatttgacggaatattagaaggaatccccgaaagaatttcaggaagaatcctcgaaggaagactaggaggaaaccctgaaagaaaatctagggagaatctccggaggaattccaagaggaatccccgaaagaattccagaaaaaagccaggagcaatcctcgaaggaagtccgggggaacccctgaaggaagtctaggaggaatccccgaagaaattacaggagaaatccctgaagggattccaggggaatgctcgaagggattccggtaggaatatccacaggatttccaggcggaatcctcgaaggattttcagcggatctttccgggtagggggaagAATTTGCAGTAggtattttctaaagaattccagaaggaaatcctttaggaattcttgttgAAGCTCCAtggaagatccctcaagaatatcctggagatttgcctgattataatcctaagggaattattgaagggcctcctacaagattccctgaacgaattcctgaatgagcttctggagaaatctctgatgtaactcctgaaagcATCTGTGAgtcttcctaaaaaaaaatctcaatctacACTCTGAAataaccccaggagcgatccctgaagGACCTTCTCGAACAATCCCCTAAGGACATCCTGAAGAAcacttggaaggaactcttatataggaatcgctgaataaacttctagtgtaatccctgagttctcctggatcttcgtataaggctctctggaggaacttctgtaatgatttctgaaggaacttctgtaagaatccctgaagaaattcagcaggaatctctgaagaaacatctgcaagaatcctggaactcctggaaagaactgctgtaggaatttctaatggtacttcagaaggaatccctgcaagaactcctagactaatttctaaaggtcttctgtaggaattcctgaagaaacctctcacgggattcttgatggatctttaggtggcatttatgaatcctcctggaagaatattaaaagggacttctggaagaatacctcaaCGAACTTcgtttagggaacttctgaaggaattcctcatgaacacatggaggcatcccagaatcctcctggagctattagggagacccctgagcgaactcctggagagatcaccaaaggaacttctggagcaatccttgaagaactcctgaaagaatcactgcaAATTTTTCGataggcatcccgaagtaattccaagaggaatccctgaaggaatttcaggagggattcttgaacaaattccaggaatttctgatggatctcctaaaggaatctctgaaaaaactcctggactagatTCTAGAGATactcctgtaggtattcctgaaggaacttctgaagcaatctatgaaggaactctcagactaatctctgaaggacctcctatgagaattcttgaaggatcttctgggtgaatctctgatgtatctctagtagccatccctgaattctcctgaaataatttttgaaggtactcctgtcgagatcttcctgaaaaaaaaaatcatcctggaggcatccctgaagatttttctggaggaatcccaggtggatctccAGAAGGCATCACTAAATcctctggaagattctctgaaaaagCGTCTGGAGAGATGTGCGTGcatgtgtgttctaagagttgagaaatcaattattgtaatcgAACTCTTAtgatacactgaacgaaaacaccTGCCGTACgaagaatgattcttcattcaatgcgTTACAGATCCGCAgaatctgaattttgaatgattttacaACAGTATGATTTGACTGCCTTCAAATAAATGAAAATCATCCTGTTATAAAACTAAAATTTACACAatttatgaatgatttttttgCTTGGGGTGTGTTGTGTATGATTATCGTCACAAAACTATCGGAAAGCATTCACTGCCGTGCctcataccgaaaatcattcaacCACCAAACTAAAATCCCCGCAACCAAACGAATGAATCATCATTCAGTCATGTGATCAATCGTCAAATCGATCGaatgattttcaaaacaataacGATGGAATTTTGTTTGTCTTCGGTATGACAGTAGTTTTAAAACAAGCTGCAAATATTTCTTGCTAATCCCATTACAAATATCATTCAATTGTTGATTCCCTTTTCATTTTGCTGTTGGCGCGCTATTTGTACCCGCAAAAAATGATGGcggttgaagtattttttttactttgtagCGAAAAAGTCTCGCGAAAGGGGAAATATTGAGTGCCAAATACTCCTTAGGCAACAAGAATGGATCGCCTGTTGATTATTCTAACACATTCCGGTAAGTTCCCCTGGATTATTTATTGGTTCAATATTGATAaatgtttcttttttttattctttccagAGAATCTCAGTGGGAAACCATTTCAGTTGTCACTTGAATTTGTACAATCAATTTGTACAAGAAGGAAGATTATGTCGTGCAAATAGCAGTGATGCTGCGGTGTTTGACATTTGGAATTAGTAGgtagtaaaataaaaaatactaaaCCATATTGTAGTACACATTTTCTCATATATTCTGGCAAAATCTAATATCACAACCGTTCCAACTAGTTTGAGTGAAAATCCTTGTGAAAATCACTTCATTGGATTATCTCTCAAATTAGTTGGAATGGTTGTGATATTagtttttgccagaatgttttaaAATAATAATCCAGAAGTGAAAAACTCCCATATAAACAATACTTGGTTTCgtaattattttcatttattttgcatcCGCTTAATTGGATGACTTTTGAATGATCATCATCCTTTCctatatttgttttgattttgaattgtATTAGTATAATGCtaaatttgaatgatttttataTCTCTTGTTTTGATTCTGTCAAATCGGCAATTGAATGATGGCCTTCTTCAAATCATCTTAtattaggcatggggctcggatgaggcaattttcattcaattttgggcggggatttttgttcagtgtagtgatcgtgagatttgtttatctcaactttatatgaacttaattttgttcgtgcactgatcaccggcccgaaaaatgaaaatcggcggcgtgacaaacagcggcgcatggcgcgccgccgatacgtggatcggcgtcggcgtgggacaaaaagtgtcggcggcggcgtggcgtggcGACGCACAGGTCTAAGTGGTAGTGAACTGATACCACTTAAATATATGCGGTCAGGttactatttttttttagttttagcaGGGAATTGTTTCAATTGGGGTACAGAAGCCTTGGTCTGGTCCTGGTTACCCTGATAGCGATGCTTCGGTAAGATTAACAAAATAATACGTGTTATAAAAAATAATTATACCTAAATCGATAAAAATGACCAGTTTGAGCCCGATGTCTGTTGAAGAAAATAATGAAGAGAGAGTAAGGTCTGACGGAAAGAGTTCTTTTATTCAAAACTAGAATACAAACTGATTTGCCTCACCTGCAAATAATGATGAAACATTGAAATCCAGGGCGAGTTTTTAGAATAAAAAAGGAGATCGATTCGATCTTGCCCATTGTCGCGACATGTGATgcaatatgtatatctgactgctTTTACTCATAGCTCAAGAAGTTATATTCCAAACCTTGTTCTGTTTTATTcgctttaaccctctacttcccatggttgctctagagcaccatcgattttcgacgaacccGGGACAAACGaaatcagatgaatatgatgcaacagttattagaatatgattgtaatcctaTTAGGcaaacccaactcccaactacttgtttcaatagtggaactattgataagcaattaaaatactattgatttacaactaaaatttttttcgtcgatttcgaaaaattttaccaatttgcaataacttttgttcaagtacTTTTTtcagaaacgctttcttggcatggaaatagtcgttcaaagtcgtgggaaggaaagggttaagctGGTAATCATTTTACACGCCTCGGATGAGTGTTCTGTCCCAAGGATAT contains the following coding sequences:
- the LOC115253945 gene encoding zinc transporter ZIP9, with product MDETVMLILLVIVMLVGSYLAGNIPLVVTLSEEKLKNVSIFGAGLLVGTALTVIIPEGIRSLYDESKLEAKTMGTSDAPDHKHSADEHSSTIGLSLVLGFVFMMLVDQVSSRRREGSNERNLTATIGLVVHAAADGVALGAAATTSHSDVEIIVFLAIMLHKAPAAFGLVSFLLHEGIERQRIRKHLLIFSLSAPLLTLLTFFGIGSEQKETLESLNATGIAMLFSAGTFLYVATVHVLPELTHNTGHGGHRSGGHTDYNLLETASGSKVVVHGGGSGLKNTELALLILGALMPLFLTVGHHH